The Anoxybacillus flavithermus genome has a segment encoding these proteins:
- a CDS encoding GGDEF domain-containing protein translates to MRGEFVVNKKLSSLFGTHTFLSIAHTIIQEADEGMIVTDSEGHILLANPAFETVTGYTQEEVLGKKPNILRSGLHDRKFYENMWETIRDHGVWKGEIWNKRKNGELFVEWLTIKAVYDVAGNPTHYVAIFSDVTQHKRTMEQLARLSNYDLLTNVPNRQLFTKRLQHLLDTARRYNQQLAILFLDLDRFKYINDELGHYSGDILLQKVANRLKKLLRTKDTLARIGGDEFVVILPKLKDIQEAVSIAEQMIESLQAPFLLHHKDIYISASIGISMYPNDGDDGEMLLRRADRAMQKAKESGRNRFELYTAKLDYQSEVVTLENYLRKAIERNELFVCYQPIVNMKTKKIEALEALMRWKQPNIGFVSPAQFIPLAEETGLIVPMTKWLCEQACVHIKAIHQFAPHVKIGINISAVHFQQDDFVQQLSTIVKKHDVHPRFFKLELTESTIMPNAEESVQKLVQLKQCGFKLAIDDFGTGFSSLSYLHRFPIDILKIDQSFIRRLSLYSDDATIVSTIIMMAHHLHLSVVAEGVETEQQYEFLNKQQCDMAQGYYIAKPMPIDEVQQFVQEWDEYINER, encoded by the coding sequence ATGAGGGGAGAGTTTGTGGTGAATAAAAAATTGTCATCTTTGTTTGGCACACATACATTTTTATCTATTGCCCATACAATTATTCAAGAAGCGGACGAAGGCATGATTGTGACGGATAGTGAAGGGCATATTTTATTAGCTAATCCAGCTTTTGAAACGGTGACGGGTTATACACAAGAAGAAGTGCTCGGTAAAAAACCGAATATTCTTCGTTCTGGACTACACGATCGCAAGTTTTATGAAAACATGTGGGAAACGATACGTGATCATGGCGTTTGGAAGGGAGAAATTTGGAATAAACGAAAAAATGGTGAGTTGTTCGTCGAATGGCTAACGATTAAAGCTGTTTATGATGTCGCAGGAAACCCGACGCATTATGTAGCCATTTTTTCAGATGTCACACAACATAAGCGGACGATGGAACAACTCGCGCGGTTATCGAACTACGATTTGTTGACCAACGTTCCAAATCGACAATTATTTACGAAACGGCTGCAACATTTACTTGATACGGCACGTCGTTACAATCAACAGCTAGCGATTTTATTTCTTGATTTAGATCGATTTAAATATATTAATGACGAACTCGGTCATTATAGTGGAGACATATTGTTACAAAAAGTGGCCAATCGTCTAAAAAAGCTACTGCGCACGAAAGATACGTTAGCTCGCATTGGTGGAGATGAATTTGTTGTTATTTTGCCGAAATTAAAAGACATTCAAGAAGCTGTTAGCATAGCAGAACAAATGATTGAATCATTACAAGCTCCTTTTCTATTACATCACAAAGATATATACATCTCGGCAAGCATTGGGATAAGCATGTATCCAAACGACGGAGATGATGGGGAAATGTTATTACGTCGTGCCGATCGCGCTATGCAAAAAGCGAAAGAAAGCGGAAGAAACCGTTTTGAACTATATACGGCTAAATTAGACTATCAAAGCGAAGTAGTGACGTTAGAAAATTATTTGCGAAAAGCGATTGAACGAAATGAATTATTTGTTTGCTATCAACCGATTGTCAATATGAAAACGAAAAAAATTGAAGCATTAGAGGCGTTAATGCGTTGGAAACAACCGAATATCGGGTTCGTTTCTCCTGCGCAATTTATTCCATTGGCAGAAGAAACAGGACTGATTGTTCCGATGACGAAGTGGCTATGCGAACAAGCATGTGTACATATTAAGGCGATTCATCAATTCGCTCCCCACGTAAAAATCGGAATAAACATTTCTGCTGTTCATTTTCAACAAGATGATTTCGTTCAGCAATTATCGACGATCGTCAAAAAACATGATGTACATCCGCGCTTTTTTAAATTAGAACTGACGGAAAGTACGATTATGCCAAATGCAGAGGAATCTGTTCAAAAACTTGTACAGTTAAAACAGTGTGGTTTTAAACTAGCTATTGATGACTTTGGGACAGGTTTTTCTTCATTAAGTTATTTGCATCGTTTCCCAATCGATATTTTAAAAATCGATCAATCGTTCATTCGTCGCCTCTCTTTATATAGCGATGATGCGACGATCGTCTCAACAATTATTATGATGGCTCATCATTTGCATTTATCTGTCGTGGCCGAAGGGGTCGAAACAGAGCAACAATATGAATTTTTAAATAAACAACAATGTGATATGGCACAAGGATATTACATTGCGAAACCGATGCCAATCGACGAGGTACAACAATTTGTTCAAGAATGGGACGAGTACATCAATGAAAGGTGA
- a CDS encoding transcriptional regulator → MIDIVTYDDKIVVSFQQDINFETSRVMEETIQSQPWDTSHLQIDLSAVRFIDSSGVRLLISWLYPLKDRMRIEMIGVSAPIKHILSICQLDQFVDIK, encoded by the coding sequence ATGATCGACATTGTTACATATGATGATAAAATCGTTGTCTCTTTTCAACAAGATATTAATTTTGAAACGTCACGTGTCATGGAAGAAACGATTCAATCGCAACCGTGGGACACATCTCATTTACAAATCGATTTATCAGCTGTTCGGTTCATTGATAGCTCAGGCGTTCGATTGCTGATTAGCTGGTTATATCCTTTAAAAGATCGCATGCGTATTGAAATGATAGGTGTTTCAGCACCTATTAAACATATATTATCGATTTGTCAATTGGATCAATTTGTAGACATTAAATAA
- a CDS encoding RNA methyltransferase encodes MGQITLIATAAMGLESIVADEVRALGYDCQVDNGKVMFVADERAICRTNLWLRTADRVKVKVGEFRATTFDELFEQTKALPWAQFLPVDAQFPVVGKSVKSTLFSVSDCQAIVKKAIVEHLKQHYGVSWFEETGALFRIEVALHKDVATLTIDTSGAGLHKRGYRVKQGEAPLKETLAAALVRLTNWTPDRPFVDPFCGSGTIAIEAALIGQNIAPGFNRDFVSEQWSWIPSRLWDEAREEAEDVARYDQPLHIVGFDIDHRMVDIAKTNAQEAGLADLITFKQMQVKDFRTKEEYGVIVGNPPYSERLGEKEEVEQLYREMGETFAALDTWSIYILTSHRHFEQLYGKQATKRRKLFNGFIETQYYQFWGPRPPRSHDKLSR; translated from the coding sequence ATGGGACAGATCACATTAATTGCTACTGCAGCAATGGGGCTTGAGTCGATTGTTGCAGATGAAGTGCGTGCGCTCGGATATGATTGTCAAGTGGACAATGGAAAAGTGATGTTTGTGGCGGACGAGCGAGCAATTTGTCGCACAAATTTATGGCTTCGCACAGCTGACCGTGTAAAGGTAAAAGTAGGGGAATTTCGCGCAACGACGTTTGATGAGTTATTTGAACAAACAAAAGCGCTTCCATGGGCACAGTTTTTGCCGGTTGATGCCCAATTCCCTGTTGTAGGAAAATCAGTCAAATCAACATTGTTTAGTGTATCCGATTGCCAAGCGATTGTAAAAAAAGCGATTGTAGAACATTTAAAGCAACATTACGGTGTTTCTTGGTTTGAAGAAACGGGTGCGTTGTTTCGTATTGAAGTTGCTCTCCATAAAGATGTTGCTACATTAACGATCGATACGAGCGGGGCAGGGTTGCATAAAAGAGGATATCGCGTAAAACAAGGAGAAGCACCATTAAAAGAAACATTAGCGGCAGCGCTCGTTCGATTGACGAATTGGACACCTGATCGACCGTTTGTTGATCCGTTTTGTGGGTCGGGAACGATTGCGATTGAAGCAGCGTTGATCGGGCAAAATATCGCACCAGGATTTAACCGCGATTTTGTATCTGAACAATGGAGTTGGATTCCATCTCGTTTATGGGATGAAGCACGGGAAGAGGCGGAAGATGTAGCACGCTATGATCAACCGCTACATATTGTCGGATTTGATATTGATCACCGCATGGTTGACATCGCTAAAACAAACGCACAAGAAGCAGGATTAGCAGATTTAATTACATTTAAACAAATGCAAGTGAAAGATTTTCGAACGAAAGAGGAATATGGCGTCATCGTTGGTAATCCTCCTTATAGTGAGCGATTAGGCGAAAAGGAAGAAGTAGAACAGTTATATCGGGAGATGGGGGAAACATTCGCTGCACTCGATACGTGGTCGATTTATATATTGACCTCTCACCGCCATTTTGAGCAATTGTACGGGAAGCAAGCGACAAAACGTCGAAAACTATTTAACGGTTTCATTGAAACACAATATTATCAGTTTTGGGGACCTCGTCCACCCCGTTCGCATGACAAGCTGTCTCGCTGA
- a CDS encoding ATP-dependent helicase: protein MSKYPFALSKNENFFDKLNEWIGDVFYDILPEAGFELRDEQIFMAFQLERAFKEKKVMFAEAGVGTGKTIVYLLYAICYARYIGKPAIIACADETLIEQLVKKEGDIAKISRVLNMNIDVRLAKSPDQYLCLNKLDDILMTEEDELYEQIFDELPSFVHDHAPLQTFYHYGDRKDYAHLSDEQWSKIAWDPFQDCLACEKRHRCGQTLSRDYYRKATDLIICSHDFYMEHIWTYEARKREGQLPLLPEASCVIFDEGHLLEFAAQKALTYRMKETTLETLLSRLLENDIREQLAYLIEDTLELSARFFDELMNHAKAVPGSNRQELTFAPSLVQLAQALRTKVEQIGDELVFESETYTIDHYQLKVVDEYLDQIHHSLYLFVHNRDAITWLESSLDGNTLVIMPRTVQEVLREKVFSKHIPFIFSSATLSNEKSFDYMAKSLGIDEYLSFHVDSPFDYDEQMTIHMPVFKNNERVFEKKYAYAIEKIRETNGRALVLFPTREQLNEFKSRAQQEEEFTFLFEGDQEISELVSRFQNEEETILCAEHLWEGLDIPGSSLSNVIIWALPYPPNDPVFQAKRKQTENPFWEVDVPYMILRLRQGVGRLIRQRDDRGIVCIFVTDDEPTQVIETIKRVLPTDVHQK, encoded by the coding sequence ATGAGCAAATATCCGTTTGCATTAAGTAAAAATGAAAATTTTTTTGATAAATTAAATGAATGGATCGGGGACGTATTTTACGATATTTTACCAGAAGCAGGTTTTGAATTACGTGATGAGCAAATTTTTATGGCATTTCAACTTGAGCGAGCGTTTAAAGAGAAAAAAGTGATGTTTGCTGAAGCTGGGGTAGGAACAGGAAAAACAATTGTATATTTACTTTACGCCATTTGCTATGCACGATATATCGGAAAACCTGCCATCATTGCCTGTGCAGATGAAACATTAATTGAGCAGCTCGTAAAAAAAGAAGGGGATATTGCGAAAATTTCGCGCGTTTTAAACATGAACATCGACGTTCGCCTAGCGAAATCGCCCGATCAATATTTATGTTTAAACAAATTAGACGATATATTGATGACGGAGGAAGATGAACTATATGAACAAATTTTTGATGAGTTGCCGTCATTTGTACATGACCATGCTCCGCTCCAAACGTTTTACCATTATGGCGATCGAAAAGATTACGCTCACTTAAGCGATGAGCAATGGTCAAAAATTGCTTGGGATCCGTTTCAAGATTGTTTAGCATGTGAAAAACGTCATCGTTGTGGGCAGACGCTATCGCGCGATTATTATCGCAAAGCGACGGATTTAATTATTTGTTCTCACGATTTTTATATGGAACATATTTGGACGTATGAAGCACGGAAACGTGAAGGACAGTTACCGCTTTTACCTGAAGCGAGCTGTGTTATTTTTGACGAAGGACATTTATTAGAATTTGCTGCTCAAAAAGCGTTAACATACCGTATGAAAGAGACGACGTTAGAAACGTTGCTTTCTCGTTTATTAGAAAATGATATTCGTGAACAATTAGCTTATTTAATTGAAGATACATTAGAACTTAGTGCACGATTTTTTGATGAATTGATGAATCACGCTAAAGCGGTACCAGGATCTAATCGTCAAGAATTAACGTTCGCTCCGTCTCTTGTACAACTAGCACAAGCATTGCGAACAAAAGTTGAACAAATTGGAGACGAACTTGTATTTGAGAGTGAGACGTATACGATTGATCATTACCAATTAAAAGTTGTTGACGAATATTTAGATCAAATTCATCATTCGCTATATTTATTTGTCCATAATCGAGATGCGATTACATGGCTTGAGTCGTCACTTGATGGCAACACGCTTGTTATTATGCCGAGAACAGTACAAGAAGTGTTGCGGGAAAAAGTATTTTCGAAGCACATTCCATTTATCTTTTCATCCGCTACACTATCAAACGAAAAATCATTTGACTATATGGCAAAAAGCCTTGGGATTGATGAGTATTTATCGTTTCATGTTGATTCCCCGTTTGACTATGATGAACAAATGACGATTCATATGCCGGTATTTAAAAATAACGAACGCGTGTTTGAAAAGAAATACGCATATGCCATCGAAAAAATTCGGGAAACAAACGGGCGTGCACTTGTATTGTTCCCGACGCGTGAACAGTTGAATGAATTTAAATCTCGTGCTCAGCAAGAAGAAGAATTCACTTTTTTATTTGAAGGGGATCAAGAAATTAGCGAACTTGTTTCTCGTTTTCAAAATGAAGAAGAGACGATTTTATGTGCCGAACATTTATGGGAAGGATTAGATATTCCCGGATCGTCACTAAGCAACGTGATTATTTGGGCGCTTCCGTATCCGCCAAACGATCCTGTTTTTCAAGCGAAGCGGAAGCAGACGGAAAATCCGTTTTGGGAAGTGGACGTTCCGTATATGATTTTACGATTACGACAAGGAGTAGGCCGACTTATTCGCCAACGAGATGATCGGGGAATCGTATGTATTTTTGTGACAGACGACGAACCTACCCAAGTGATAGAAACAATAAAACGTGTACTGCCGACAGACGTACATCAAAAATAA
- a CDS encoding cell division protein DivIVA, which translates to MLSDRINLTAKDILEKEFKISMRGYNQDEVDRFLDLVIKDYETFHQMIEQLQQENAKLKSQLQEAQKRQPSQSGTTNFDILQRLSNLEKHVFGNKLYE; encoded by the coding sequence GTGCTTTCAGATCGCATCAACTTAACAGCAAAAGACATTCTCGAAAAAGAGTTTAAAATAAGCATGCGTGGATACAATCAAGATGAAGTTGATCGCTTTCTTGATCTAGTCATTAAAGACTATGAAACATTTCATCAAATGATTGAACAATTACAACAAGAAAATGCAAAATTGAAGAGCCAATTGCAGGAGGCGCAAAAACGTCAGCCATCTCAATCGGGGACGACGAACTTTGATATTTTACAACGTCTTTCTAATTTAGAAAAACATGTTTTTGGTAATAAACTTTACGAATAA
- a CDS encoding anti-sigma regulatory factor has protein sequence MIQAQLNETNYSTMISAMLEQIHDRIQLDEIKKYTIQLILWELVSNVIRHSTKKYANVNISWSDEAIVIEVIDGGDGFQWEEKLNAPPPDLASQGGRGLFLVQQLASHFSFDEKGKRAIAMIAWNKGGEI, from the coding sequence ATGATTCAAGCCCAGCTAAATGAAACAAATTATAGCACAATGATTTCGGCGATGCTCGAGCAAATACATGATCGTATTCAACTAGATGAAATAAAAAAATACACCATTCAATTAATATTATGGGAGCTTGTCTCAAACGTCATTCGACACTCGACGAAAAAGTATGCTAATGTGAACATCAGCTGGTCCGATGAAGCAATCGTCATTGAAGTCATAGATGGAGGCGACGGCTTTCAATGGGAGGAAAAACTCAACGCCCCTCCTCCCGACTTAGCTAGTCAAGGAGGGCGAGGACTTTTTCTCGTTCAGCAACTAGCCTCACATTTTTCATTTGACGAAAAAGGAAAACGTGCCATCGCTATGATCGCATGGAATAAAGGGGGAGAAATATGA
- a CDS encoding spore coat protein CotH, whose translation MHCRPNMMPPIVHPTKCCTQHQMQTTIVPHIHPSHTTYVNHHVFQHQHYFPHTQSVVNDVSHQHVVCPGPGPFPRPF comes from the coding sequence ATGCATTGTCGTCCAAATATGATGCCGCCAATCGTTCACCCAACAAAATGTTGTACACAACATCAAATGCAAACAACGATTGTGCCGCACATTCATCCGTCACATACGACGTATGTGAACCACCATGTATTCCAGCATCAACATTATTTTCCTCACACACAATCTGTTGTGAACGATGTCTCACATCAACATGTTGTTTGTCCAGGACCTGGCCCGTTTCCGAGACCATTTTAA
- a CDS encoding chemotaxis protein — translation MSKCPFHALFNESGAIQLFRKKHQKENEDMNVRPSTSSHVATYYRQLLSSDRKQQVSFIGLTEEDIQLLASIRPLFAKHVERIVNAFYDQVGQMTHLRRIIDNHSTIDRLKQTLRAYLMDMVSGEIGEQYIIRRKVIGNVHNRIGLFPEWYLGAYTIIQNEVLRILMEELPPTEAANMYRSFAKLCSFDMQIAIETYIESYTSSMMKLNEIAELQHRLTESSTTLASSAEETTASIFEVQKNVQSMLDEVTSIQHQSVQMAQRVEKGKEDVKQTLTKLDSVATLIEGTKSLTNELTDSSRKIGEIVNAIRSISNQTNILSLNANIEAARAGEHGKGFAVVANEVRKLATQTEQSLDYIQNHIDIVQQTIRKFEQAFQQIVEETRAFRQANESIIHVFDQSVTDVKSTSKKIDQFTSVIEQFHQMFDEISSAASQIAEMAEQLNDLNQELTEKFNS, via the coding sequence ATGTCAAAATGTCCGTTTCACGCCCTTTTTAATGAGTCTGGGGCCATTCAACTTTTCCGCAAAAAACATCAAAAAGAAAATGAAGATATGAATGTTCGTCCTTCTACATCTTCACACGTTGCAACGTATTATCGACAACTCCTTTCAAGCGATCGAAAGCAACAAGTTTCTTTTATCGGACTAACAGAAGAAGATATACAGCTACTTGCTTCAATTCGTCCGCTTTTTGCTAAACATGTCGAACGAATCGTCAATGCGTTTTACGATCAAGTTGGGCAAATGACTCATTTAAGACGCATTATTGACAATCATTCAACGATTGATCGCTTAAAGCAAACGTTGCGCGCGTATTTAATGGATATGGTATCTGGGGAAATTGGTGAGCAATATATTATCCGACGTAAAGTGATCGGGAACGTTCATAACCGAATCGGTTTGTTTCCGGAGTGGTACTTAGGCGCTTATACAATTATTCAAAATGAAGTGCTTCGTATATTGATGGAAGAGTTGCCGCCAACAGAAGCAGCAAACATGTATCGTTCATTTGCTAAACTTTGTTCGTTTGATATGCAAATTGCAATTGAAACGTATATTGAGTCGTATACATCGTCCATGATGAAGTTAAACGAAATTGCAGAGTTACAACATCGGTTAACAGAATCATCGACAACGCTTGCGTCAAGTGCAGAAGAAACGACTGCTTCTATTTTTGAAGTACAAAAAAATGTGCAAAGTATGTTAGATGAAGTAACGTCGATTCAACATCAATCCGTTCAAATGGCCCAACGAGTCGAAAAAGGAAAAGAAGATGTAAAACAAACGTTAACGAAATTAGATAGTGTCGCTACATTAATTGAAGGAACAAAGTCGCTTACAAACGAATTGACAGATAGCTCGCGAAAAATCGGAGAAATCGTCAATGCGATTCGCAGCATTTCCAATCAAACGAACATTTTATCGTTAAATGCTAACATTGAAGCGGCGCGTGCGGGTGAACACGGAAAAGGATTTGCGGTCGTTGCGAATGAGGTGCGAAAGCTTGCAACGCAGACGGAACAATCGCTTGACTACATTCAAAATCACATTGATATTGTGCAACAAACGATTCGTAAATTTGAGCAGGCGTTTCAACAAATTGTCGAGGAAACGAGAGCATTCCGACAAGCAAACGAAAGCATTATTCACGTCTTTGACCAATCTGTTACTGATGTAAAGTCAACAAGTAAAAAAATTGACCAATTTACTTCAGTCATCGAACAGTTTCACCAAATGTTTGATGAAATTTCATCTGCTGCCTCACAAATTGCTGAAATGGCCGAACAGTTAAACGATTTAAATCAAGAGTTAACGGAAAAGTTTAATTCGTAA
- a CDS encoding carboxypeptidase M32, which translates to MKTSIQEVEKRFLQYVKKMMAYKEAISLMYWDLRTGAPKKGIDQRSEVIGMLSQDVFHMSTSEQMAAYIAELSAKSVQEQVSPVTRYTLAECQKEYERNKKIPADEYKQYVILQSKAESVWEEAKTKSDFSLFEPYLKQLVDFTKRFVAYWGTNGHPYNTLLDLYEPGVTVDLLDDVFSKLRDHIVPLVQQINESRHKPETNFLFQPFPKEKQRAFSLVLLKELGYDFDAGRLDETVHPFAITLNEGDVRITTKYDENDFRTAVFGTIHECGHALYEQNISKEWAGTPLYDGTSMGIHESQSLFYENFIARHYSFWKRYYSLLQQYAPHFVDVSLDDFYRAINESKPSLIRIEADELTYPLHIIIRYEMEKALFDDAIEVRDLPHIWNEKYETYLGVRPERDAEGILQDVHWAGGSFGYFPSYALGYMYAAQFKYAMEKELTNVDQLIENGEFGRIREWLTNHIHQYGKTKKPLEILYEVTGEGLNPTYLIRYLEDKYKHIYRL; encoded by the coding sequence ATGAAAACAAGTATTCAAGAAGTAGAAAAGCGATTTTTACAATATGTCAAAAAAATGATGGCATATAAAGAAGCGATTTCGCTTATGTATTGGGACTTACGCACAGGGGCACCGAAGAAGGGGATTGACCAACGTTCGGAAGTGATCGGGATGTTATCACAAGATGTGTTTCATATGTCAACCTCAGAGCAAATGGCCGCATATATTGCGGAACTTTCAGCGAAGTCTGTACAAGAACAAGTATCGCCGGTCACTCGTTATACGTTAGCGGAATGCCAAAAAGAGTACGAACGCAACAAAAAAATCCCTGCCGATGAGTATAAACAATATGTCATTTTGCAATCGAAAGCAGAGAGTGTGTGGGAAGAAGCGAAAACAAAATCCGATTTTTCACTTTTTGAACCATACTTAAAGCAACTTGTTGACTTTACAAAACGTTTTGTTGCATATTGGGGAACGAACGGACACCCATACAATACGTTATTAGATTTATACGAACCTGGTGTGACTGTCGACTTGTTAGATGATGTGTTTTCAAAATTACGTGATCATATTGTTCCGCTCGTTCAACAAATTAACGAGTCGCGACACAAGCCGGAAACGAACTTTTTATTTCAGCCATTTCCGAAAGAAAAGCAACGAGCGTTTAGCTTAGTTCTTTTAAAAGAATTAGGCTACGATTTTGATGCAGGACGACTTGATGAAACTGTACATCCTTTTGCGATAACGTTAAATGAAGGGGATGTCCGAATTACAACAAAATATGACGAAAACGATTTTCGAACGGCAGTATTTGGTACGATTCATGAATGCGGCCACGCTCTTTATGAACAAAACATTTCTAAAGAATGGGCAGGTACACCGCTTTACGATGGTACGTCGATGGGCATTCATGAGTCGCAGTCGCTGTTTTATGAAAATTTTATTGCTCGTCATTATTCGTTTTGGAAGCGATATTATAGCTTGCTACAACAATATGCTCCGCATTTTGTTGACGTTTCATTGGATGATTTTTATCGCGCAATTAATGAGTCCAAACCGTCTCTTATTCGCATTGAAGCGGATGAGTTGACGTATCCATTACATATTATTATTCGATATGAAATGGAAAAAGCGTTGTTTGATGACGCCATTGAAGTAAGAGATTTACCACATATTTGGAATGAAAAATACGAGACGTATTTAGGTGTTCGTCCAGAACGTGATGCAGAAGGGATTCTTCAAGATGTTCATTGGGCTGGGGGAAGTTTTGGTTATTTTCCGTCATACGCCCTCGGATATATGTATGCAGCCCAGTTTAAATATGCAATGGAGAAAGAGCTGACAAATGTTGATCAGTTGATTGAAAACGGGGAATTTGGGCGTATTCGAGAGTGGCTTACAAACCATATTCACCAATATGGAAAGACGAAAAAGCCGCTTGAGATTTTGTATGAAGTAACTGGAGAGGGATTAAATCCAACTTACTTGATTCGCTATTTGGAAGACAAATATAAACATATTTATCGATTATAA
- a CDS encoding protein phosphatase: MEVVIIDDYMPILEMMEAMLEHIEGISIHLFEDADKAYAYILSQQVDVILMDICMPETDGIEWCRRLKQHEQLQHIPVLMVTGYDDEQKLEEAFAAGAFDYIRKPFTMVELVARVQLAYRQKETMDQLKRTNEAYMESYRHMWMMQKKMNEDLQLARLVQEGLLPEPLNNEHIHLIGTYIPSTQLSGDLYFWQQVRPHMYAFIVIDVMGHGVASALVAMSIRSLLHGLMTKVTDPLLVVQELNRHAFQLLGRETKYYFTAFYGTIDVKKKVIEYVNAGHPPALLMTNRKIMLLKEGGIPIGIVANAPYKKGMISFQDDVYLILYTDGLIEVLGEECEKQLADVMQMSHTFDEMVKNINEKTQYDKGNDDITFVSIHVK; the protein is encoded by the coding sequence ATGGAAGTAGTAATTATTGATGACTATATGCCGATATTAGAAATGATGGAAGCGATGCTTGAACATATCGAAGGCATTTCTATTCATTTATTTGAAGATGCGGATAAGGCATATGCCTATATTTTATCTCAACAAGTCGATGTCATTTTAATGGACATTTGTATGCCAGAAACAGATGGGATTGAGTGGTGCCGACGATTGAAGCAACACGAGCAATTACAACATATTCCCGTATTAATGGTCACCGGTTACGATGATGAACAGAAATTAGAGGAAGCGTTTGCGGCGGGAGCGTTTGATTACATTCGCAAGCCGTTTACAATGGTCGAACTCGTTGCACGTGTTCAATTGGCGTATCGCCAAAAAGAAACGATGGACCAACTAAAACGAACAAATGAAGCATATATGGAAAGTTATCGGCATATGTGGATGATGCAAAAAAAGATGAATGAAGATTTGCAGTTAGCTCGGCTCGTTCAAGAAGGTTTACTTCCTGAACCGCTGAATAATGAACATATCCATTTGATCGGAACGTATATTCCTTCAACGCAACTATCTGGCGACTTATATTTCTGGCAACAAGTTCGTCCACATATGTACGCTTTTATTGTTATCGATGTCATGGGGCATGGCGTCGCATCGGCACTTGTTGCGATGTCGATCCGTTCGTTATTACATGGGTTAATGACAAAAGTGACAGATCCGCTTCTTGTTGTGCAAGAATTAAATCGACATGCTTTCCAATTATTAGGAAGGGAAACGAAATATTACTTTACTGCTTTTTACGGAACAATTGATGTAAAAAAGAAAGTCATCGAGTATGTAAACGCAGGTCATCCCCCAGCGCTCTTGATGACGAATCGAAAAATAATGCTTCTAAAAGAAGGAGGCATTCCAATCGGTATTGTAGCAAATGCCCCTTACAAAAAAGGAATGATTTCTTTTCAAGACGATGTATATCTCATTCTTTACACAGATGGATTAATCGAAGTGTTAGGTGAAGAATGCGAAAAACAACTTGCCGACGTGATGCAAATGTCTCATACGTTTGATGAGATGGTAAAGAACATAAATGAAAAAACGCAATATGATAAAGGAAATGACGATATTACATTCGTCTCTATTCATGTAAAATAG